A segment of the Pseudodesulfovibrio sp. S3 genome:
ACAGCACCGCTTACGTCAGCCGCAGTTGGGACCGCTTCGGAGTGGTGGGCATGGCGCAGTACGACGAAAACCTGCAGTTCATGAACGGCAACGGCAAATCCAGCGAGAACGATACGGTCCAGACCCTGCCCGAGCTGGACGCCTTTGCCTTCCAGCAATCCCTGTTCGGTTCGGGGCTTGAAGCCTCCTTTGAGACCAAATACAATTATTTCCACCGGGAGTACGGCAACTCCGGCCACCGGTTCAGGGCCACTCCCGAACTGAAGCTTCCCCTGAAGAGCGATGTCCTGACCGTAATTCCGTCACTGTCCGTGGACCATACTTCATACAATTTGACACAACATGAAGATACCGGCGATATCGACATTATCGGCACAGGCGGACGGGAGGATGTCATCGACACGTCCAAGATAAAGGACGGCTTTCAGAGCCGTACCACCTGGGCCGGCGGGTTCACGGCCTTTTCGGAAATGTCCCGGACCTTTGCCCTGACCGGGGAGACCAGGCCCGAGCCGAGTCTGGCCGGGACTTCCCGTTGGGCCATGCTCAAGCACTCCATCACGCCAAGGGTGGAATACTCTTACAGTCCGTATGTCACCGGCCAGGATTCGCTGCCCTATTTCGACTCTCTGGACCGCCTTGAGGGCAGGAACAAGGTGACCTACTCCCTGACCAATGTTCTGGACCGCCGCCGCGACAGCGTGGTTCTCTCTCCGGGCGAGGATGGGGAACCCGTGGCCTCGGTTGCCAAGGACTATCTCGATTTTCTCCTTTTCCGTCTTGAGCAGTCCTATGACCTGCGTGAAGCCAACCGCAATGACGAGCGCGGTGAATACGAGCGCCGTCCGTTCTCGGACTTCATGGCCGAGCTGAAGATAAAGCCGACCAATTATATAGACGTCCTGACCAGGAACTGGTTTTCGCCCTATCTGGGCGACATGACCCAGAGCGAGACGTCGGTCAGACTCTACAAGAAGGGGTTGGGTGAGTTTTCCGTGGGATATGATTATCTGGAAGCGGTGGACGAGTATCTGCGCACGCGGGATGATCCCATGTCCATTGTTTTCCTGGAGGGCAGCCTGGAGCTTTCCGAGGCCTTTACGCTGGGTGCCAAATACCGACACGATTTCAATTCCGAAAGGGATCTGGAGCGCACCATCAAGCTCAATTGGGCCGGGGAATGCTACACCCTGTACTTCGCCTTTACCCAGAAGCCCAACGACAACCGTTTCGTCTTCGGTTTCGACCTGTTGAATTTCTAATCGGTTGGTTTTGCCATGCGTGTGCAGTGCTCCTTTTACTCCGGCATTGAGGCACACGGTGTCGGACATTTTTTGTGAGGATTCATGACTACAGGGTTTGAAATTCGCGTTCTGCCTCCCGGACTGAAGAACCAGATCGCGGCGGGCGAGGTGGTGGAAAGGCCTGCCAGCGTGGTCAAGGAATTGGTGGAGAACGCGCTTGATGCCGGAGCCACCCGCGTGGACGTGACCATCGAGCAGGGCGGTCGGTCGCTCATTGTCGTTCAGGACAACGGCGCGGGCATACCCGCCTCCCAACTCAATCTGGCCGTCACCCGTCATGCCACCAGTAAAATCCGTGATTTCAGCGATCTTTCCTCCATCGGCTCCTTCGGGTTTCGTGGTGAGGCTTTGCCCAGCATAGCTTCCGTGTCCCGTTTTACCATGACTTCCTGCGCCAGCGGTGCGGCGGATGCCGCCTTCATCGAGGTGCGGGCGGGTGAGGTCGCGGGCGAGGGGCCCGGCGCTCTGGCTTCCGGCACCCGCGTAGAGGTCCGTGACCTGTTTTCGAGCACTCCGGCCCGGCTCAAGTTTCTCAAGAGCGAGGCCACGGAAAACCGCCGCTGCCAGGACGTGCTCATGCGTGTCAGCCTGGCCCACCTTGCCACCGGATTTTCCCTGACCATGGGCGGCCGCGAAGCCTTCCGCCTGCCGGCGAACCAGACCTTGCCCGGACGGTTGTCCACGTTCTGGCCACCGGCCATATGCGAGGGGCTGAAACCTTTCGATCATGAGCGCGACGGTTACCGCGTGCACGGCGTGGCAGGTGCGCCGAACACGGCTCAGGGCAGAGGGGACCGCATCCTGCTTTTCGTCAATGGCCGTCCGGTTCAGGACAAGCTCATGCTGTCCGCCGTGCGTCAGGCCTACAGGGGGATGCTGCTGTCGCGGGAGTACCCGCAGATAGCCCTGTTCCTGGAAGTGCCCAGGGGCGAGGTGGACGTAAACGTGCACCCGGCCAAGCTGGAGGTCCGTTTCGTTGAGGAGAGTCGGGTTTTTTCAGCCATTCGCAGCGGGATCATGCAGGCCCTGTCCCGGTCCGACGTGGACATGATGACCGGAGCTTCAACCGGGGAGTACCCCCGGTCTTCCCCGAATCAGGACTCCCTGTCTCATTCAGGAAGTGCCTGGTCCGGCAGCCCGTCGATGCAGGCCCGACATCAGATTTCCGCGTCCGACAGGCCGAAATTTACCACCTACCGCGATTTCCGGGCCGATCAGGCACCATCCCGGGATCTGGATCTGCCCTTGGCGCCTTCCGCATCCATGGTTCGCGAGCCGGGACCGGACGCCACCAGGCCTGCCCCCCTGGCGGGCAGTGGGTATACCTATATGGGACAGGTCGCGGATACCTATCTGGTGTTGCGTGAGGGCGAGAACCTGGTGCTGGTGGACCAGCACGCGGCCCATGAACGCATCCTGCTGGCGGCCATGCGCGATCAACGTACCAGGGGCGATTCGCAACCCCTGGCTTTGGCCCTGGAACTGCCGCTGCACCCCAGCGAGGCGGAGGTGTTGCAGGATTTGCGCGAAGCCCTGCGTTCCATGGGATTCGTGATCGAGATGGACGGACCGGCAAAGGCTCTGGTGCGTGGCATTCCGCCGACCCTGGAGACGGGCAGGGCGCGGGAGTATCTCAAGGAAGCCCTGGCCGAAAAGGCCACCGGGTTGGATGACCTGTGGACCATGATGGCATGCAAGACCGCCATCAAGGCCAACCAGCCCCTGGCCGTGGACGAGGCCCTGTCACTGTTGGAAACATGGCTTGCCACGCCGGAACGGGAGTACTGCCCCCACGGCAGACCTGTTGTCCTGCGTTGGTCTTCGAATGATCTGGAAAAACTGTTCAAGAGAAAGTAATGACCATAGATTATAATAAATTGCGCGTTCGGATCAATCTGAAAAACCTGTGTCACAATTACAGGGTTTTCCGCAAGATTCACGACCGGGTCATCCCGGTCATCAAGTCGGATGCCTATGGCCATGGCCTGACCGAGGTCAGCCGTGCCCTTGAAGTCGAGGGTGCGGACACCTTTGCCGTGGGTTTTGTCCATGAGGCCGTCAAGCTGAGGAAGGAGGGATGCACCAAGCGCATCCTCGCCTTACTCGGTCCGATCGAGGATGAGGACATCCATGCCCTGTGGGACCATGCCATCCTCACGCCCATTTCCCATTTCGCCCAGTTGCGCCGGGTGGCGGCCATGGCCGAAAAAAAAGGTCCGCTGGATATCGGCCTCAAATTCGACACCGGTATGAGGCGGCTCGGATTCCTGCCCGAGGAGCTGGACGAACTGGTGGCCGTGCTGCAAAGTTCGAAACTCAGGCCGGTCATGGCCACTTCGCACCTGGCGTCGGCAGATGTTCCCGAGCACCGTGCCCATGTGGAGGGACAGGCCGCCAGGTTCCAGGGCGTGCTTGACGGGCTGGCCCGTGCCGGATTCAAGGTGGAGGCGAACCTCGCCAATTCCGCCGGGGCTGTCGCTTTTGAACAGTGCCGTATGGACTCCCTGCGCATGGGCATCGCCCTGTACGGAGGCAATCCGTTCGACGGTACCGATCAGGCGGACATGTACCCGGACCTGGTTTCGGCCATGGAGGTCACGGCACCGGTCATGCAGGTCCACCCCCTGAAGGCGGGCGAGTCCATCAGTTACGGCTGGACCTACACTGCCGAGCGGGATTCTGTCGTGGCAGTGGTCGGCGTGGGCTATGCGGACAACTACAGCCGTTCCCTGTCCAATACGGGCGAGATGCTCATTCACGGCAAGCGTGTTCCCATTCGCGGCCGGGTGTGCATGCAGATGACTGCGGTTGACGTGACCGAGCTTATGGGTGAAGGAAGGTGCGTCGCCCCCGGGGACGAGGTCTGGCTCCTGGGCGGTCCCGGTCCGGAATCCATCACACCGGAAGACCTTGCCGGATGGTGGGGCACCATCACCTACGAAGTTTTTTGCCTGCTGGGGATGAACCGGCGGGAGTATATATAAAGGAGATCGACATGCCTGTAGTGAAAGCTGATGAATGGGTGGTTGCCGAGAGCTATCACCTTAATGAAATGGAAGAGAGCAATGTCAGCCCCAAGTGGCTTGAGGGCAAATGGCTGAACGTGGCCGAAGATATGGCCTTGATCCCGGAGAACAACGTGCGCGTCATCGTGGAAAACGATGTTTGCCGCGTTGAAGTGTCCGTGTATCTCATGGAGTGCATGCGCGGTTACTAGACCGGGGTCAGCGAATAGATGTGCGATTGTTGCGCGGCATTGCGGACCGTCCGTCTGGTTTGCAACGGATGCCCCAGGCGTACCGGAAAAGTCAGGGCTTTACGGAGGGTTACTCTGTATCGATCCTGATTTTTTTTCGCCTTTTTTTCTTCTTGTGCCGGCGTCCCGGCTGGCTGCATCAAGAGACCGGCAACGGCCGGGAATATCAACCCCTTGCGTTTTCGGAGGGGTTTTGTAACACAACCGTAACAAACCATGCCGTTACAATTCGGTTACGATTGTGTTACAGAGCGCACGCGTCCGGCGAAAGAGGTATCTGATCCAGTTGATCAACCATAAAACCGCCGACGCGCAACAGAGGATGATGGAATGAAACTGCGTTCTTTTCAAATGCGGATACTCCTGTGGACTTGGGGCCTGCTGCTCATGGTCATGGCCGTGGTCTTTTTCTACTCCACGAGCATCGTGGGTGAGGAATTGGTCACGGAAACCGAGATTCGCACTCGAAAGCAGGTCGAGACCATACAATGGCTGCTCGAAGATCATCCCCTGTTCGAATCCGAAAAGGATTTTACCGAGTGGATAGCCGCCCTGGGTTTCAAGCTCGACTCGCGCATTACCTACATATGTGGCGGTCGGGTGGTGGGAGATTCGGATATCCCCTATGCCGAGACCCGAAATTTGGACGACCACAGCACCCGGCCCGAAGTGGTCGCCGCCATTGAGACAGGGTGGGGCGTCAATGTCCGGCACTCGGATACCCTGAGCAAGGACATGCTCTACGTTGCCAAGCAGGTGTCGGGCGTTCCCGGCATCGAGGCAGGCGTGCTCCGGGTGGCGGTGCCCTTCTCCCACGTCAGTGCGCGTCTCGACATGCTGCGCAGCAATCTGACCTGGATTTTCCTCCTCACATTCGGCGTTGCCGTGTTGCTGAGTGCGATCATGTCCCGCAACATGAGCCGGGACATACGGGCGTTTTCCGAGCTGGCCCAGTCCATCGGCGAAGGTGACTATTCCAAACGGCTACGCGTCCTGCCCGGCGGCGAGTTCATGCCCCTGGCCAAGTCGGTCAACGCCATGGCCCAGTCCATCGAGCGTAATATCGAACTCATTCGGGACCAGAAGGGCCAGCTTGAGGCCGTGTTCGGGGGGATGCGCGAGGGAGTCATGACCTTGGATTCAAGGGGACGCATCGAGTCCTTCAACGCCGCCCTTGACGAGATGTTCAACCTCCCCGAGTCCACGGTGGGGAGGACGCCCATCGAGGTGACCCGCCGGTGTGAGATTCAGGAAATGGTGGACCGGGTCATTGCCGATCCCGAGTCCGAGACGGCTTCCATTCAGATAGACATCATGGATTCGCGTACCGTGGAGGTGTCTGCCGAACGGTTCCTCGACCAGAACGGGGTGCGCAAGGTCATCCTGGTTTTTTACGACATCACGGAAATGAAGCGTTCCGAGAAGGGACTCAAGGATTTCGTGGCCAATGCCTCGCATCAGCTCCGCACGCCGCTCACCTCCATCAAGGGGTATGCCGAGACGTTGCTGGACATGCCGCCTTCCGATCCTGAAGACAGCAAAAAGTTTCTTGAAATAGTGCTCAAGAACGCGGATCATATGGACAAGGTCATTTCCAGCATGCTGGCCCTGGCAAAGTCCGAGCAGATGGGCAAGCAGTTGAAACAGGTTCCGCTTTCCGGCCGTGAACATCTGTTCAGGGCCATTGCCGATCTCACTCCCTGGGCCGAGGACCATTCCATTGTCTTCAGGACCAGAACTCCCGAGGACGAAATGACGGTCATGGGCGAGACCGACGGTCTGCTGCACGTTTTTCACAATTTGCTCAACAACGCCGTCAAGTACAGTCCCGACGGCGGGGTCATCACGGTCAGTGCCGAGGATGACGGCGAGTCCATAGTGTTCTGTATCGAGGATCAGGGGCCGGGAATTTCGCGGGAACACGCCACCAAGGTGTTCGAGCGTTTTTACCGGGTGGACGAGAACACCATCGACGGATCAGGCAGTGCCGGGCTGGGATTGGCCATCTGCCGTCGTATCGTCAAGAATCTCGGTGGCGACATCTGGCATGACGGCTACGGTGAGGATGTGCGCGGAGCGCGTTTCTGTTTTCGCCTGAACAAGCCGAAGGAATCGATTCAGTAGAAAACCTTTAACCAATTCCCTCGATAGAGGGGCGTTAAAATGGATATATACGATCTGTTTCTGTACCTGTCCATCGGGGCAGGGTTCCTCATGGCCTTCAACCTGGGGGCCAACGATGTGGCCAACTCCATGGCTTCGGCCGTGGGGGCCAGGGCCATAACCGTCAAGCAGGCAGTGCTCATTGCGGGTGTCCTGAACTTTGTCGGTGCGGTCTTTTTGGGGTCCCATGTGACTGCGACCATCAGCAAGGGCATTATCAACCCCGAAGTCATTTCCGATCCGAAGATAATCATGATAGGCATGTTTGCCGCCTTGCTGGCAGCGGGGCTGTGGGTTCTGGTGGCCACATTGACGGCGCTACCGGTCTCATCGACCCACTCCATTGTCGGTGCCATAACAGGTTTCGGCCTGGTGGCAGGCGGTCCCGATGTGGTCAATTGGCTCAAGATGGGCGGCATTGTCCTGTCCTGGATCATATCTCCGTTCTTTGCGGCCGCCATCGCTTATTTCATCTTTACGCATATTCGGAAATACATTCTGTATAAACGACATTTCATCGAGCAGGCCAAGAAGTGGGCACCCATATGGGTGGCCGTCACCCTCTCCATGATTTCCTTTTCCTTCCTGTACAAGACGCCGGTCGGGAAGTCCCTGGACCTCCATTGGGCCACGTCCCTGTCCATTGCCGTTGTCCTGGCGCTGTTGGCCTGGTTGGCGGGGCGTCATTTTGTCGGCAAGATCGTCATCAATGAGGAAGAGGGGGCCGAAGGCGTGGAGCGGATTTTTCGCAAGATGCAGGTGGGAACCTCCTGCTACGTGGCCCTGTCCCAAGGCGCCAACGACGTTGCCAACGCCGTTGGCCCGGTTGCGGCAATCTATCTTATCGCCAAGGAGCACGTGCTGCTTCCCAAGGCCGATGTGCCCTGGCCCATGCTCGTGCTCGGCGGCATCGGCATAGCTGTGGGCATAGCCGTTCTCGGCCACAAGGTCATGTCTACCGTCGGCGAGAAGATCACCACCCTGACCAATACCCGCGGATTCGCCGTGGACTTCGGTGCGGCCTCAACCGTGTTGGTCGCCTCCAACCTGGGACTTCCTGTTTCCACTACCCATGCCGCTGTGGGCGGTGTTGTCGGGGTTGGTTTGGCCCGTGGCTTCTCGGCAGTGGATTTCCGGGTTCTGTTCCGGATTGTGGCCTATTGGGTGGCCACGGTCCCCATTGCCGCCTTGACCAGCATAGTAATTTTTGTGCTGCTCAAATGGTTGTGTTACAGCTAGGTTATATCGATAATAGCAACCCTTTTCACATGAGGTCATACATATGTCTTTGAAGATTCCTTTTTTCGGCTTGCTCGGGAACCGCTCTCCCATGGACGGCCTTGTTGAACACTATGACAAGATCGCCGAGTGCATTGCCGCCATTGATGATTCCCTGGAATGCTACGTGTCCGGCGGCGTGTGCCGCGAGTTCGAGGAGTTGACCAAGGCCGTGGACGAGATCGAGAACCACGCCGATTCCATCAAGCGTAATATCCGCAACCATCTGCCCAAGGGGCTGTTCATGGCCGTGGAAAAACCGCTGTTCCTGAACTACACCAAGAGTCAGGACAACGTGCTCGATGCGGCCCAGGATGCTCTGCACTGGCTGGCCATGCGCAAGGTCACCATTCCTGAGGATGTCCAGAAGGACATCATTTACCTGCTCGACGACGTGGCCAAGTGCACTGTGCTGCTCGGTCCGGCACTCAAATCCACGATCGCCCTGATTCATGGCCAGTCCTTGGATCGTGAGGGCACCAAAGAGGCTTACCGCAAGGTTCGCCGCGAACGCGATCAGGTCCGCAAACGCAAGAATGAACTCCATAAGAAAATTTATGCCAAGGATATAGATTTCAAGGATATTTATCAACTTATTCACTTTGTGGACTGCCTCGACGACATGGGCCACAACACGGAGAATTGCGCTGAAATACTGCGGAGCATGATCGCTCGGTAGGCTTTGGGCGGCTCTTTCTCCCTCTCACGAGAGTGGAGGCGGGTTTCAGGGGCGACCGGGGCGCATGCCTCCTGGCCGGGGTGCATCCCAAAAAGCGCCCCTGCACCTCGC
Coding sequences within it:
- a CDS encoding inorganic phosphate transporter; its protein translation is MDIYDLFLYLSIGAGFLMAFNLGANDVANSMASAVGARAITVKQAVLIAGVLNFVGAVFLGSHVTATISKGIINPEVISDPKIIMIGMFAALLAAGLWVLVATLTALPVSSTHSIVGAITGFGLVAGGPDVVNWLKMGGIVLSWIISPFFAAAIAYFIFTHIRKYILYKRHFIEQAKKWAPIWVAVTLSMISFSFLYKTPVGKSLDLHWATSLSIAVVLALLAWLAGRHFVGKIVINEEEGAEGVERIFRKMQVGTSCYVALSQGANDVANAVGPVAAIYLIAKEHVLLPKADVPWPMLVLGGIGIAVGIAVLGHKVMSTVGEKITTLTNTRGFAVDFGAASTVLVASNLGLPVSTTHAAVGGVVGVGLARGFSAVDFRVLFRIVAYWVATVPIAALTSIVIFVLLKWLCYS
- a CDS encoding DUF47 family protein encodes the protein MSLKIPFFGLLGNRSPMDGLVEHYDKIAECIAAIDDSLECYVSGGVCREFEELTKAVDEIENHADSIKRNIRNHLPKGLFMAVEKPLFLNYTKSQDNVLDAAQDALHWLAMRKVTIPEDVQKDIIYLLDDVAKCTVLLGPALKSTIALIHGQSLDREGTKEAYRKVRRERDQVRKRKNELHKKIYAKDIDFKDIYQLIHFVDCLDDMGHNTENCAEILRSMIAR
- the mutL gene encoding DNA mismatch repair endonuclease MutL encodes the protein MTTGFEIRVLPPGLKNQIAAGEVVERPASVVKELVENALDAGATRVDVTIEQGGRSLIVVQDNGAGIPASQLNLAVTRHATSKIRDFSDLSSIGSFGFRGEALPSIASVSRFTMTSCASGAADAAFIEVRAGEVAGEGPGALASGTRVEVRDLFSSTPARLKFLKSEATENRRCQDVLMRVSLAHLATGFSLTMGGREAFRLPANQTLPGRLSTFWPPAICEGLKPFDHERDGYRVHGVAGAPNTAQGRGDRILLFVNGRPVQDKLMLSAVRQAYRGMLLSREYPQIALFLEVPRGEVDVNVHPAKLEVRFVEESRVFSAIRSGIMQALSRSDVDMMTGASTGEYPRSSPNQDSLSHSGSAWSGSPSMQARHQISASDRPKFTTYRDFRADQAPSRDLDLPLAPSASMVREPGPDATRPAPLAGSGYTYMGQVADTYLVLREGENLVLVDQHAAHERILLAAMRDQRTRGDSQPLALALELPLHPSEAEVLQDLREALRSMGFVIEMDGPAKALVRGIPPTLETGRAREYLKEALAEKATGLDDLWTMMACKTAIKANQPLAVDEALSLLETWLATPEREYCPHGRPVVLRWSSNDLEKLFKRK
- the lptD gene encoding LPS assembly protein LptD, with the protein product MKRKLTRILLAAGAILVLSLCLPWTLIGKSPDLNTVRKYVPDAPVKTPEGNEWTFSADRVVGDHTSEYVEAFGNCSLSLGEDQLRADFVRYYQATGWVFLKGNIRAHWGGDFLQADEGEFDLNNMTGWLKNGKLFMAKPHIYVEAERVGKAVGDSYTFKNAKVTSCSGDKPAWSVTSEEGDVSLDGRVHLYRSAFRVKDVPVFYWPYMVLPGKMERQSGFLMPYVSSSKKLGMQINMPYYWVINDEMDATFYQNFMSKRGYMQGIEFRHTEDASSKGVWQVDIMSDNRRAASESDEWDDYNDDGLTRSNRSRWWLRSKYDGWLGSPEWKIKLDLDLVSDQNYLRDFQDGPNGFEKTRENFLEAFGRDIENQDSLNRYSTAYVSRSWDRFGVVGMAQYDENLQFMNGNGKSSENDTVQTLPELDAFAFQQSLFGSGLEASFETKYNYFHREYGNSGHRFRATPELKLPLKSDVLTVIPSLSVDHTSYNLTQHEDTGDIDIIGTGGREDVIDTSKIKDGFQSRTTWAGGFTAFSEMSRTFALTGETRPEPSLAGTSRWAMLKHSITPRVEYSYSPYVTGQDSLPYFDSLDRLEGRNKVTYSLTNVLDRRRDSVVLSPGEDGEPVASVAKDYLDFLLFRLEQSYDLREANRNDERGEYERRPFSDFMAELKIKPTNYIDVLTRNWFSPYLGDMTQSETSVRLYKKGLGEFSVGYDYLEAVDEYLRTRDDPMSIVFLEGSLELSEAFTLGAKYRHDFNSERDLERTIKLNWAGECYTLYFAFTQKPNDNRFVFGFDLLNF
- the alr gene encoding alanine racemase — protein: MTIDYNKLRVRINLKNLCHNYRVFRKIHDRVIPVIKSDAYGHGLTEVSRALEVEGADTFAVGFVHEAVKLRKEGCTKRILALLGPIEDEDIHALWDHAILTPISHFAQLRRVAAMAEKKGPLDIGLKFDTGMRRLGFLPEELDELVAVLQSSKLRPVMATSHLASADVPEHRAHVEGQAARFQGVLDGLARAGFKVEANLANSAGAVAFEQCRMDSLRMGIALYGGNPFDGTDQADMYPDLVSAMEVTAPVMQVHPLKAGESISYGWTYTAERDSVVAVVGVGYADNYSRSLSNTGEMLIHGKRVPIRGRVCMQMTAVDVTELMGEGRCVAPGDEVWLLGGPGPESITPEDLAGWWGTITYEVFCLLGMNRREYI
- a CDS encoding ATP-binding protein; the protein is MKLRSFQMRILLWTWGLLLMVMAVVFFYSTSIVGEELVTETEIRTRKQVETIQWLLEDHPLFESEKDFTEWIAALGFKLDSRITYICGGRVVGDSDIPYAETRNLDDHSTRPEVVAAIETGWGVNVRHSDTLSKDMLYVAKQVSGVPGIEAGVLRVAVPFSHVSARLDMLRSNLTWIFLLTFGVAVLLSAIMSRNMSRDIRAFSELAQSIGEGDYSKRLRVLPGGEFMPLAKSVNAMAQSIERNIELIRDQKGQLEAVFGGMREGVMTLDSRGRIESFNAALDEMFNLPESTVGRTPIEVTRRCEIQEMVDRVIADPESETASIQIDIMDSRTVEVSAERFLDQNGVRKVILVFYDITEMKRSEKGLKDFVANASHQLRTPLTSIKGYAETLLDMPPSDPEDSKKFLEIVLKNADHMDKVISSMLALAKSEQMGKQLKQVPLSGREHLFRAIADLTPWAEDHSIVFRTRTPEDEMTVMGETDGLLHVFHNLLNNAVKYSPDGGVITVSAEDDGESIVFCIEDQGPGISREHATKVFERFYRVDENTIDGSGSAGLGLAICRRIVKNLGGDIWHDGYGEDVRGARFCFRLNKPKESIQ